TTTCTTGAGTTCTTGATTTGTcattcttgattcttgatttATCCATTCTTGACTCTTGATTAATCGGTTCATCGTTCTTGATTTATCgttcttgattcttgattttTCGGTTCTTGATTATTGATTTGTTGgttcttgtttgtttgtttgcttgATTTGTTGGTTAGATTTGGGCTGTTACTTCTGGGAAAGGGAAGAGACCATCGCCTTACGGAGCAACACTTCGAGCTATACTACAAGCCGGGATCTGTATGGCTCTGTATCTCTACTTAGTCCCTCAGTTCCCATTAACGCGGTTCACAGAGCCAGTGTACCATGAATGGGGTTTCTGGAGAAGATTCGGTTACCAGTACATGGCCGGTTTCACGGCTCGTTGGAAGTACTACTTCATCTGGTCGATCTCAGAGGCTTCCATCATCATCTCCGGTTTGGGTTTCAGTGGTTGGACCGAcgaaaacacacaaacaaaggCCAAATGGGACCGTGCAAAGAACGTCGATATCCTAGGTGTTGAGCTAGCCAAGAGTGCTGTTCAGATTCCTCTTGTGTGGAACATACAAGTCAGCACTTGGCTCCGTCACTGTGAGTATATTTAGGGATGAGATTCTAGAGATTGACTTTATACGCATTTTGACGGTGTTTCTTGTGATTAAATTGCAGATGTGTATGAGAGAATTGTGAAGCCAGGGAAGAAAGCTGGCTTCTTCCAGCTGCTAGCTACTCAAACCGTTAGTGCCGTGTGGCATGTGAGTGCTCCTTCTTCCATAATGATTcaatcttttttgtttgttaagtaATCGAAATCTTTACTTGTTTCTCTTTGCAGGGACTGTATCCTGGATACATTATCTTCTTTGTTCAATCAGCATTGATGATCGATGGTTCTAAAGGTACAGTGCTTCTCTCGGCTTTTTAACTTTCATTCACGTTTGTTAAATCTTTATcttaaaacatgttttattatattttcattgaGCAGCTATTTACCGTTGGCAACAAGCAATGCCTCCGAAGATGGCAATGCTGAGAAGTGTTATGGTTTTCATCAACTTCCTCTACACAGTTTTGGTTCTCAATTACTCATCCGTTGGTTTCATGGTATATATAACTCTTCCCTCTATATTGTTAACGGTTCTATTTTATCTCAAAGTCGCTCATTTTTTGTTCAGGTGTTGAGCTTGCACGAAACACTCGTGGCCTACAAGAGTGTATATTTCATAGGAACAGTGGTGCCTATTGCTGTGATTCTACTCAGCTACTTGGTTCCTGTGAAGCCTGTGAGACCAAAGACCCGGAAAGAAGAATAAATCTGTCTTTGTTTAAAACTTCTTtgtctttgttcttctcttggACCGTTTATGTACACCACGGAACTTAGATTTTGTGTttattcttcttcattttttctcaaatctcAGATATTTTACTTGAATTTTTGAAGAAATACATGATTTAGatgtgtttctctctgtttgTCTTATATACTTTGTTTGTCAGTCACACCTGCTCTTGAGTAGAAGTTGTGATAGAGTATGAAGAGCAAGTCTAACCATGTGCTCGATGTCAGATTGGCTTTGTCTTCTTGATTATCCCAAATGCGACTTGCAAGTAACTCGACAATAAACATGAATATAAGTTCTAATTTCTTCCGAATTaaagagattattaatttgaaaacaggtttttttttgttttctttacacttttacagaattttaatttaaaacaaagaaataatTTAATTGCAGAAATTGACAGCAATAAATTAGGGATGCCTTAATTTGGAATGTTCTTGATATTAGAAATACTTTGTGGAGTTAATTTTAAGCTTTAGATATtttttctgtttcaaaatagatttaagacatacatttattaatatgtaaaaggcaaagaaaatttaaagatatatcCATTAAATATATCAATGACATTGGAGTataaataacttgcaaaactaatgggtatttttattttgtacttctcttttaatagattagattaaaATATACTCATGATACGCGagttaaaaataaactttaaattGATAATTTACGTAATCATATCTATATAATTAACATTTGAACTGAGACTTATTTTcaattatctaaaatatgttgtataaatcataattaagaaaatattcaaaaacctTAAAGTccattattttatatgaataaaaGAGATTGAAAACACACactttagatttatattattttaaactgGATCAAACTAATGTAAATATTAATCTGTTTAATTTTGTATCTTGTGATAAGAAGTTAAATAAGCCAAGATgggtgttccaaaaaaaaaggaaccaaAATAGCTAACAGAACCGCAGCTACAATAGTCAAGCCGAGCGGAAGGCATAAGAAAAACAGATAGGCAACTCAATTAAGCAACTAAAGACATCATTAATGCTAAAATAAGAGTAGAAGCTCTGGGAATCAGAGACCATAATTCAGTGATCTACTTCCTGGAAGTGTTGCAGCAACTAGTGCATAAGGAGCAACAGAAGTCACGGCTAAAACCTCAGAGGCGAACACGCACCACCTAATTAAGCCAGAGAACTGTGAGGAGAACATCGCTGGCAAAGAGTTACGGAGTTATGAGAACCTCCACCGCCAATTAAACAAACATGGAGTCAAAAGCTCAGTTGTGCTTTTTGAATAAACGAGTCCTATATTTCCTGCGGACAGAGCTGAAGAGATAGAAAACAGAGCTAACAAGATAGAAATCCAAATAGCAACCTCACACGAAGGTAATAAAGGGATACAAATAGCAACCTCACACTGAGACTAGAGCTTGTGATGTTATATATTTCTATCTTTTATGGTATGAAACTTAGTTTTCTTAGAATTATGACAGAATTGTTGCAACATGTCACATTTACATTCAATGTGTCTACGTTCATATAATAAGAAATTTTATAACCCATAGACAAAACCAACAAAAatcttttttataattgataaataattaaaatttatgtgttaaaatCTAGTATTCAATTGACCGTCATATGCGGCAACTGTAGTAATTACTAAGTATAATTATATAACTTCTTATAGAagtataatttaagaaaaaagaagtataatttaagaaacaaaaatttatataataactagAGATTTATACTAAGAAGATTATGGATCCAAAAACACTAAATTCCACAGTTTGGATAAAAAACATAATGATGTTGTTTATTGTTTGATATTTATTAAAGCTTTTTATAAAAAGGATAGATGTAGacatttgggaaaaaaaaatattatcatcttAACACTACATTTACGAGACATTATattaggaaaattcgaatcctAGAAGAGTGATTAGGGTAATAAACAAGCATTTAGGGAGACTAATTATGGCTAAAAAGTGATTATCTTTGTTTAAGTGAATAAAACGTTCCCCGGAAGAGAAATATTATGATTAAGACACATTCGCAAGGCGATGGCTGGaccatacattaatatataataaagtcACATCAAATAAATGGTCGGAGACTTACTCTATCCATTAATTATGTAGTACAAAGTGAGCCacattattaaattattgtaataaacattatcttaaattttagaaaatgatTGATACAGTtgctaaaaaagaaaagaaaattattgatATTATGGAGTATGGAGTATTGGTCAGTCACCTGATTACTTGAGCCAATTTGAAGGTTGAAAATTGTGGTGAGAATGAGAAACAAGATTCCAATATCGTGCCAAAAAATTGACTTGTAGGCAACTCGGAAATAAACAAACAGGAATATACCATTCGTTACTAGAAGTAGgtttttatatttgtaacataatatttgtgacaaaaaaaaaaaaaaaaaaaaatatttgtaacataatatacatttttagtttttagatacTTTCATTAACTAATATTAATAAAtcatacatttaaaatattttaatttatcaaatattataagttgataattattaaaaaagtatatagtaaaaataagttataacttaattctaattattattatattttaataagtatATAACTTAATTGTAACTATTATTATATTCTAATTATTACTAAATATtaagtattttattataaaatatatttttagcataTATCGAAAATTTAATCATTTTGCTAACATGTATTTGATCATGTTAACCaattaatgttaaaaataaaattataatatctacGGACGGGACTGAAATACTGAAAATATTAAGGTCCAAGGTCAACAGTTtaaacaaaaacctaacaaaaaaacataacaacaTTGTTTATTGGAGGGTGATTGGTTGAGCTTTATCTCCttactttagctttatttatttttaaatcactaaattttaccaatcatgttgtagctttacttttaaaaattaaagtctacatcaagtttttatttagttttaccaatcataatttagctttatttttaaaggtacaataaaaaaataaagcaaaactttttcttatgtattttagaCAAACACTCTACATCTTCGTTTTATAGGCTGTAGAAtctgtaaatgaaaaaaaatatctataatatcaaataaattatataattataataaaaactttattttaatttttgaatttgagtgtttttaaattattaagatatttaaataatataaatattatttacatagcacattttaaattacaataaattttgacaatttattaaaaaatattaatataaattattttaagtgatataaaataataattttaaatatacaacacatatttcatatattttattttgaaatatctacagcctacatcttacagctacaacaaatttaactacagCAAAAGTCTCTGCAGAAAAAATCTACAGTAACAACTTTACAGC
The nucleotide sequence above comes from Brassica napus cultivar Da-Ae chromosome A9, Da-Ae, whole genome shotgun sequence. Encoded proteins:
- the LOC106366531 gene encoding lysophospholipid acyltransferase 2 gives rise to the protein MESFDMSSMAASIGVSVAVLRFLLCFVATIPVSFAWRFVPSRLGKHIYSAASGALLSYLSFGFSSNLHFLVPMTIGYASMAIYRPMSGFITFFLGFAYLIGCHVFYMSGDAWKEGGIDSTGALMVLTLKVISCSINYNDGMLKEEGLREAQKKNRLVRMPSLIEYFGYCLCCGSHFAGPVFEMKDYLEWTEEKGIWAVTSGKGKRPSPYGATLRAILQAGICMALYLYLVPQFPLTRFTEPVYHEWGFWRRFGYQYMAGFTARWKYYFIWSISEASIIISGLGFSGWTDENTQTKAKWDRAKNVDILGVELAKSAVQIPLVWNIQVSTWLRHYVYERIVKPGKKAGFFQLLATQTVSAVWHGLYPGYIIFFVQSALMIDGSKAIYRWQQAMPPKMAMLRSVMVFINFLYTVLVLNYSSVGFMVLSLHETLVAYKSVYFIGTVVPIAVILLSYLVPVKPVRPKTRKEE